The region catttttgcttGGAAAAGATTCATTAGTCAGAAGAGACAAAAGAGTAGTCAATACATTCtttgttgatcaactaattgattaatctacaaattattttaacacagaaaatTCTGTATTGATTATCAAGACTGCAGCATGGATATACTGTGTAGAAAAAACACTTGAGGTTCTAAAATAGATCAGCTTAGATACTGTATTTCCAGGTCAGTATGGTCTGCAGcctgtgcgtatgtgtgtgtgtgtgtatcaataAATTTGGGCCGACATGGTAAATATAGTAAACAGGGCAGCAATATAAACTGAGATGTTTAAAACCAGTAGGAGACATGGTGGCCAGTCACCACGGCAACCTGACCTGGCGCCATGGCGATCTGTCACCAAGGTGTTCTGTTCCATTACTACAGCTCGCAGTCTGGCTGACAGACAGGTACCACCCCATGGGTGCTCTCTCCatctgtgtatctctgtgtgtgtgtttggacactGAGTATTTCTTGGTGgagcagaaaggacagagagatcTGTCTGAAAGCCCTCAGGTCAGCTTACCCACGAAGGCTCAGTCACAGCACTGTCACTAGACAGTCGCTATCCTGGACTGCCCTCAGGACACAGACTAATGCGTGGTCCTGgcacagaatacacacacacacacacacacagccttcaTGTACCTGATAGGCAGAGCACAGGTTCAGTCAGGCAGGTGAGTCATGCAAGGTGTCGAATCTTGTCATTGGTCATTAGGCTCAGGGTCGGTCTTAATGTCTCTCAGCCAGATTCTCTTAGCCCACTCTGCTCAGCTCTAAGACCACTGGTTCATCCCTGACAGCCACTTTCTCCTCATTAACTCGTAGTACACCCACAACAATAGACATCAGTTACCAGTTTAATAGGTACACCTGCAGAAGAATTTTCCTTGATCAGTACATATTACAACATGTCAAATATACGCAAAATTATAGATGCATTCCAACAGACAAAACTCTTCATacatgtaaaacagaaacagataatATGATACAGtcttaacattttaaaatgcatcttttcACTTCAGAGTTCATgccattgtttttcattcatttctatttGATATGAAAATCTGCAGGCTCTTAAAACTTGCTTGAGACACTGTGATGGACTGAAGCAAGCTTCAGGTCTTTTAAGTGAGTTTAATATCACATGGAAAAGAAATGGAAACCAGAGAAGAAGTAAATACACATCAGGGTATCTAAATTAGAACAgcataaattattattattatcataatatTATCATAATATTCACATAAATAGCAATTTAATTGACCACTTTCTCTGatagtttttttgtgttctcaCCTTAGACTTTGTTGTTATCTCATTTCTCATTATAACTGCAGGTAGAGCCCTCACCGGAGCCGACAGCTGAGCTCTTTCCCCGGCTATGTCACCTGGTGAAGGGGGAGCAGGGCTACGGCTTCAACCTGCACAGCGATAAGACAAAGCGTGGACAGTTTGTACGTTCTGTGGACCCCGGCTCAGCTGCTGAGAGCGCAGACATCCGGCCTGGAGACAGACTAGTGGAGGTTGTTGAAGAAATCATTCTATGTCTTGTTCAGAAGTTTGCTATGGTATATGATGAGGTGCAGGCATGGAGCGTGGGTCTGAGAAAGTAAACTAACCAAGAACAGTGGCTGAGCAGTACATTCATACACTGGGCCAAAGGATTGGTGATCAAACGGTATTCAAATACTAGGATCTGGCATACATCTTATAATTGACAAAGCAATTCCCAAATGAtacttgaaaacatttttatccaTGTCAGCAGGATATAACATggacattacacacacactagaCTAACGGAGGGATCTCATTGTTTATATTAGAAATAGGATCCTGTCATTAGATGTAAAATTTTGGGGACTTGAtgggaaaaacaacagcaccacTCCCATTATTAATCAGGTCTGCGCACTGATTTGAGGTGTGATTGGATTAGAGGAGATTTGCTGCACTCAAGCTTAGAGTGGGTGGGAGAGCGAGGTCTTATTTAAAGAGGGAAAGGAAGCAAAAAACCACATGGGATAATCTTGAATGAAGGTGTAGAGTAGGGGatggtgtttctgtgtctttttatgTGAACATGTACGCATGTCTCCACATGTGAGACAGCCTTGTAGATATGAGTGAGTTTTTGTTCCCTTTCCCATCTGTATGAGGTGTACAGATAAAGGTCTGTGGAGGCAGGAGTGGAATTCATGCAAATCAGCTTCCCTCTACTCAAATCACAGATTCTATCTGCTTTTGATCTTTTGGGCAAGACATACTGTACCTGCTGCttgtcatgttgtgttatgGCTACTCCTTAATCTCTGTCCTGTCTCCCGTCTGTCTCATTTATCTTCTCTgcatcttttctctccttcgTCTTCACTTAActccactgtttctgtttcctctaaCGTCTCCCTTCTCCCTGTCTCAGGTGAATGGAGTGAACATAGAGGGCCTGAGGCACTCAGAGGTGGTGGCCCTGATTAGATCAGGAGGGGACGAAGTCCGCCTCCTTGTGGTCGACCAGGAGACGGACGAGCTCTTCCACAGACTGGGGATCACACCCACAGCCAGCCATGTCAAAGGTCAcatagtacacacacagacatacacaccaCTCTATTAACTCCCCTGCCGTCATTCTTAATGTTGtgtcttctgtttattttctcacagaGGTCTACGTGGACGAATCAGCAACAGAGAGCGCCCCACCTACCCCGTCCCCTGCCACTGAAATCCTCGCCACAGACCCACCAGTCATAAATGTCACGCTGACAGACTCTCCAATCACAAAAATGTCTCCAAAGTCCCGGGCTAATGGGAGTTCAGCATCCCAGTCCTCTAGGAGTTCAACCACCCAGTCAGAGATTAGCAGCTCAGATATGAGCatccaggtgagagaggaggtgtgtgtgtgtgtgtttgagatagAAATTGTGAGAGATGCCAGCAAAACAGTCAGCAAATGAGAAGCTGACGAGCGTGTGCATGTTAAATgtacgtacgtgtgtgtgttgtaggtccCCGATGAGGACGACAGACGTGTTTCGGACCCTTTCATGGACAGTGGCCTGCGTCTGAGTCCTACGGCTGCTGAGGCTAAACAAAAGGCCCTTTCCAGCCGCAGTAAGAAAAGAGCACCCCCTATGGACTGGAGCAAGAAACAAGAGATCTTCAGCAACTTCTGACCCTAGAATGCAGGGGAGCAAAGGAAAGAgtgaagtgaaagtgaaagagtCGGGTAGTAACATTAATTTAGTAACATTCACATAGTAATATTCTTTAATTCTGTTCTGTGCAAAAACTCATTATAAGATATCAAATAGTATTCTCTAGATACTTACAGTATCTGAAAGGACAAGGACGTGTGGATGTGTCAAACTTTACAACACACTGCACTAAGCAAGGACATTAATGACTAACTAGCACACCATCAATTGAGAGACTTGTCAATTGAAATGGTGCCTTGTCACTACACAGTGTTTCTCTTTATTAAATCATAGTCATTTCTAAGCCATGAGTAGTGAGTCTGCAGCCTCCCATTTGTGTATCAATGAGCATTTGTCTGATATTAGGTCATGTATTTGCTGTTGATGCTTTTCTGTTGTCACATCTGTAGATTTTACTGCTTTTGAACTAAGTTTTGTgagttttgtgtcttttcagtttACTATGAGCTCTTCATCCTGCAGTAGTCGTCTCcatgttaatgttttctttaatgtCAGTTTAACGTAGCACATaacttatataaatataaacagaggAAATGGGAGAGGCTAAGTTATGATATGTATGTTCGATCACCTCTGTGCTTCTCTTGATTGTCAGTGAtttctgtaaagaaaaatatttaaattgttGACAACTATTGACTagatagaaaaaaaactctgcacCCTCTGATCACTTCTTGTAGCTTTTAGAGGAATTTTCTCTCAAATGAGAGATAAATGGTGAAATAAACTTTCGGAATATAAATATTCCCATGGAAGTCCAGTACTCATGTTAGGCCTTCCATCAGGGATAGGTGACACAGTTCTCTAGCTCTGACCTAACATATCCTTAAATTGCCTTTGAATCCTACACTCATATGAGCAAAGCACCGATAATCAGCAGCATGACTCGGCTTTATATCTACATTGTATGTGCTCAGGTTAAACCACATTGGCTCGCACAACTGGCCTGATAGGCAGCTTCTTCTGAACGTCACGACCCACTCAGCTGCCAAACCACAATCAGTGTTCATCTGGTTCTGCTAGTCTTTCCAAGTAGACGCTAGTAGCAAACCCTGACCTCTATTACCAAAGAAAAGAACCTGGTTTCAGTGTCaagttttgtgtgtgcacgagTGCAGTCAAGTCCACAGGGTCACCAGGTGGGCACATCCTCAAGTTATATCCACATTTGTCTATAGCATCACCAGCCACCAtcctcacacagcagcaggccaCCCTTTATGTATGATTCTGTTTCAAGACCTGCTCTCTGATTCTTGTCAGCATGTTGTGTGCAAGTGTTTATAAATGACCTGCcatgaaacaacaaaatgtaaGACCTCAGCTAAGACTACAGTCTTACTTTGTCACTATCTGATCTAGACAGAGTTTGAATGTCAACTCACATCAGTACAGTCATCTCTGGTCACTGGGAGTGccattaaagaaacagttccttttctcagacagtgacaTCCACTGGGACGAGAACAAAAGGCCAAATAAAGACACCTACAGAACAGGAAAAGCCTGTTCATATCATTTTATACAGTCgctataaaacacacacatgcactgtaaaCCACTACAAACACATATAGATATTATccctatatatgtgtgtgtgtgtatatgtatatgtatgtatgtgtatctgtgtgtgtgtgtagacagtgAGACAGTTACAAGGAAATGAGGAGGACTCAGCTCAGGGGTTTTCCTGAACTGACTCAGCCCAGGCTCCGTGCTCCACCCAAAGCTTCAGGGTAAACAAGCAATATCAAGGCAGGGATGTAGGGATGAAAAGATGATCTACACCATAACAGAAGCCTGTAATTGTGGTGCTGGTGATGGAGATGGAGGTGCTCGAATCAGATTTCTGACAGACCTGCAGCTTATTCACATCGTTTATGTGGCCTCAGAGTATCTGTGAAGACAAAAAGAGTGGACAACTGTATTCTGCGGACTGAGCATGTGATTCAGCATAATGTGTTTAAAGGCAAGTCTGTTCACGCACACATTtgtacttttctctctgtgaggaCACACATTGACATAATGCGTTCCGTAGCCCCTcactctaaccaaaacccaattctagcTTTAACCCtaaaacagccctttaaagttgtgaggaccgACCagtttggtcctcacaaagatacaagttcactcaaagacacacacacacaggtggagcTAATTTGTCAGTCCAGAGTTCCTCTGAAGGTGATCTGTCATATTTCCAGTGACGTCCCATGGATGGAAATAAGAGAAAAAGCTGGACGCAGCACCTCACTTTTGGAAGGaaagttatttttcaaaatgtggaTCACTTGCAGCTGGGCATGTGTACATGTGGGGCTTTTACAAGTTCACATACACAGAAGCAGGAAACATCTGAGAGGCTAAAAGAAACTCTAATTTCAATTTACCTTGTATTAACCATGAGCATGGCTGTTCTTTTTAAAGGTACATTACACCCCAATCCGTCATCTTCTGACAAAAGACATCAGACTGGCAACTCCAGCACCCAGCCTTCAGCATGCATGACACGATTTACTTCAAGAATCCACATTCCAGCTGGGTTTTCAAGAGATTTTACTCACACAAACTATAAATCATTTAATAGACTCAAAAGCATTTTATTTCCATTCCCATCCTCAAAAAAAGGGAACACAACAGGCGAAAGTaatccacagaaaaacaaaaggtacCAAGTCTTTCTGTCAAACTGCAACAATATCATGCTCTTTATTATATAAacaaaatttagaaaaaaatattcctCCTCCGTCTACTTTCATCCCTCCTTTGTTCCCATCTTCATTTTGCACCTATTCAAAAAGATGTCTCaaccctcctctccttcaaACTCAACTGTATCCATGAATCTGTCGCTGAAGCAGACTACTACAGCATCATCCAAAGAAAATGTACACTGGTCTTTCAGTCTTTCAAATCcattcatgaaataaaaacatcagttacacgaataataataacaataataataataataataataataataaaaacactaaaattaACAAGCAAccaaaaacatttcctcataCAAGCTTTGAACTAAGATACTGTGGAAAAAGAACTGGACTGGGGTTCAgattgtctttgtgtctgtaatGATTAACGATTGGTTTGATTATCTCAGTGGTCACAGTCTAGGTCAAATCAAGAGCCAGGGTCTGTTTCCAAATGTCTACATGCTGGAAAACACTGGCAGGATATCAATGTAAAAATATAGATCCCTGTAGTCAATTTTGCTGGCAAGCTCTTATTCCATGATTAATCTTAAAAGCCCTACAGTGCCTGTACTTCATCATCATATTGTCGTGATGCACATATTGAATATTGAAATAGCAGCTTGTCTCTACTTATTGTCTGTTGTTAAATTTCAGTGGCTATTGCTCTTTGGCAGTGTCCTAGCTCTTATTTCTTTAGTATACTGTGCTCTCCTCTCGTTGTGATTTGAGGTGGTGTGTTGGTGCGTAAAGGGCGATCATATTACTCTGAAATATACGTCGAACATACaccactgctcacacacacacattcgcacacacagtgaaaacacagacacagagcatgCACACAAAGTAGGCTTGGGTGGGATCATACCctttcacaacaaaacaaaaaaattaatttgcacCCCTTCTGTGCACACATCATATAAATGCCATCTAACTATCCAAAACATGCTCATGGGCAAAAAAGGTACTCATGCGCGCATACTCATGCAGGATCTCACACCCAcgtccacacacatacatacatacacacacacacacacacacacacacctcagcaaTATGGCAAGGTTAGTTATTGTAAAAGTGCGGATTAGTCGCAGTttcacaaagttgtttttatttgccatttaGTATTGGGATATTTTTGCCAGTCAAAGACACTTAATTTCACAGTGCAACACAGTatgacaaacactgacattagGGTCAAGACATATCATATGGgcgaggttaaaaaaaaagtccatacaaaaaagaaaaggtaaaataaaataaaaagtgcaaaaaacaACTTAACAGTCACTGAAAATAGCATTAATTCAATTTTTTTGCGTTAATTGTGCGAATTTAAGTCCACTATAGAAACAAAACTCATCAgtagcagcaaaaaaaaaaaaagaaaaaagtatatGGACCAgttttaaaacattataaaGAACACAATGACATTGCCAATCACTGTTTTACTTAAGATATCAATATGGCATCAAATGGATATCAGTACGAATGtagacataaacacatacacactcagtcttgcacacacatacacacacgcacatacacaaacacttggTCACAGTTAACAGGTGCCAAGGACATTGCGGTGGGAGTCAAGTTTTTAGCTCGGTACCATATCAAAAACAATACATATTTCACACACTGTTAACACAGAATGCCGAAGTAAGGATTTACAAACTGCACATGcacgtgcgcacacacgcacacacacacatacacacacatacacacacacatatacacatacaaaacCTCAAAGAGACAACTAAGgatgtgatttttctttctacAATTTCCTCCACTCTGGTGAGAAAACGTGTGTTAGCCCTAATCCTCCCTTCCTAGAGGAATGGTTTCTGTGAAGCCACGAGGAAAGAcacttgctctttttttttcccctctcctttgATCAGGTAGAAAATGTGACAGGAATATGTCTGATAGATGGATAGCTCTGTGAAGCAGCACTCTGGTCAAAATGAAGGTAGGAAACATAGATGCGGATAGCGAGATTATCTTACAGATAAGTAGAATTCAGTGACTACAGATGAAGTAATTCATATTGAATCCTATTCCCcggaaaaaagaaagatatcACCCAGAAAATGAGAGTTTtgacacctgtctgtctgtccctaaCTACATGTAGTAGGTCTCAAAAAGTCTAAATAATAGTGCCACCCACAGTCCGTTCCATGTACTGCATGTACAGCATGtgcaagtgtatgtgtgagagtctGTGTACGTTGGTCTGTCTCTGTCGGTCAAGCTATCGGTTACTCTTAAGTTTAAGAATCCCACTAAAATCTCCACTGTCCCTGTCTTCCTAGCCAACTAACAGACCGTTCtgtagctcttttttttccctgctttgTTATTTagttccctccctctctttccctgaACTTTCTCTGTGCTGGTCTCTTTCCCTACCTCCCTCTTTCCCAACTTGTCAATCCCTCCATTTCTCCTCCgtgtctctgttctctctgtctctctctatctgtccctACCAGTTAGTTTTTCTGTGTCGGGTCCCTGCCTAGTTAATCTAGAGGTGTCCCcctgtccctccctcccacccgccCACCCTCCCTCTATGGACAAACACATAGGGCGTGGGGGCCGTCCGTCAGGGGGAGCGGCCATTAGcgtccctctccctccccccagATCAGGGCAGTGCAATACACAGATGGATGAGTTTCCCATTCACCCTCCTCCTGCTGGCTCACCTAGGAGGACGGATGAAAGGCAGAGAAGACACAAAGAAGTTAACTTCAATATAAAACTTCATATAACTTTGACTTGTCTTTAAATAATAGCGTGTGTGGGGTTACCCCTTGGGTGGGTATAGAGAATCTAAACGCCGTAGCAGGCTGCCAGTCTCTCCTTCAGCAGTGGGGGGAACTGCTCCGAGAACTGCTGCCAGTTCTCCTCCCCGACCTGCTCCTTAAAGCCGTGCAGGATCTGTGACCGAGGCGggcagaaaaaggagaaaagataaATTTACATCGTCATGTTGATAAGTTGAGTTGATAATTCCTTCTTCACCTAAGTGGTCCTCTGACAGCTTCCTTAACTGTTCTTTTATCAAGACCAAGCTTCATAAAAGCAACACAGTCCTGTATGTGAGAGTTAGACTGATTGTAACAAGGTTGAATTACAATCAAAGTGGGACGTAGTGGGACCCAAAGCCCCCAAACACCACAGGTTCActatgaatgatttttttttgttttgttaatttgaCTAATTGCAACTGTATTATGAAAATTTGACCATTGcaatacaatacaaacaaagaCCCTACATTAATAACTACTTTTGTAGCCTTGTTTTGTAGATGGTGTCTCTGTCAAAATCCAGTTTCAAGACCTTTATAATTTTAGTTTATACTGTGCCCACGTTTCACAGTATCTAAAGCAGCATTAATAGATCTTTTTAGCCACTAATGTTGACATATTTACTTTTTGTTATTCCAACTGTCTTTGCAAACGGTTGTAGAAGACATGgagaaacattagcattcatttgccTTCGTATTTCTTCCAACAAAAgcaagtccaatattcactgtcTTTTTAGCTCTGAAGAAAATGTGTGTCTCTTTAGATACTATACGCTTCACTATGAGCAAAAGTTAATCTCTAAAgttgtctgttgtttggtgctgggcaggtagtgtacagagagtttttttctttttgctaaaAACAGAAGCTGTCCCTGCTGGGAATGAGGTTAATGGAAGGAGTAAAACTGAACCAAACAGTAAAGGTACaagcataaaaacaacaacatgagaTGAAAGATGTCGAAACGCTCCACAGGCCTGAGGTGAACTGCAGAGTCCGGTGAGAATTCTGCATTTTATAAAAATACTGACTAAAGCAACTTTAATAAAGTAGGGTTTATTGAAAATGCAACAAACTGAATGACACCAAGAAAATGTATGGCCAGACTTAACCAACGACCTTAGTGGTTTCAGGGTGTCTGAGCTTATGAAGAACAAATTTTgcttttataattttatttatctatattttttttataattttttagaAATTGTACAATTACAGTGATACAGAACAGGCCTTTGGCCTGCTGTGGATTCACTATACTGTCAATACACTGGTTAAATATTTCGACAGGAATagaattataaatatatataaattctctgttactgtaaataataaatgtgaCCCAGTTTGGCTTAAAGCTGGAACTGCATATAAAGAGTATATAATGAAGCCGGCTGCAGCCATGATATTCAGAGTTCACTGAGTTGATCTTGATGTTTTGTCTCCGTTGGGCTGTGGACTTTATGAAAGCGAATTTGACTCAAAATTTGTAGGCAGAGCATTTTGGCCTTTATGTGGTTCGCTCCTGAgggggagtgtgtttgtgtaatgtcCCCGCAGAACAAGAGgagtgtctgtgctgctgagttTCATCACAGAAAACTAAGATGAACACACTCTGCTCCGCCTGAGGTCTCTACACCTCAGTGACTCACGCAGCagggggagaaaggagaaaggGGGAGCTTGATGATTTCATGGTGAATTAAAATCAGCCTTTGGATTGGGACTAGTTGCGCAAACATGAGAACTGGCACCTCAATACGACCTGGACCCTCACCTTGTAGAACATGTCTCTCAGATCATCTTTAGGATTTACCCAGGAGGCCACTGCATCACAGAAGAAGATGAAGTCCTGaacaacacagaggaagaagtgagaAGGTTTGAAAAGTAAAAGGTCGCAAGATGAAACCCTAAAACATCAGTGGATTTACGGTACAGCCAAACATACAGATTGCATATGACAATGTGCAATGTCTCACCTGCACCACACCTCCTGGGTTCACACCGATCATCATGCAAATCCCACGGAAGGCAGAGTCTTTCTCCTCATTGTCTCGGATGTTCCGCAGAGACGTACACCTGCCGGACACAATCATAAACCAATCAGAAGCTGTTAAACTTAATGCTGACACGACAACACTTTAACTCCCTTATCTTGTCTATGAGGGAACATtagtaaaatacacaaaatgaaaacaagtgagCTGAAACcaatttcaaaatgttaaataaatggtAACAGCCAAGCATCCATTATCCTACTGTGTGGGAggatatttgtcatttttctagGCTTgaggaaacagacacagacttcAGTGTTTCATTCTCGCTAATTGCTGATTCCACTCTTCTGCAGACATGTGATCACATtcaaaaagcaaagaggaaaaaatgccACAAATGTGTCTTGCAAGCAAGGATAAGCTGACGCAAGTGTGTGCAGaatggaaagagggagaagaagagatggagagagcacGTGTCTGCTGAGCAAGTGATATGTGGAAACTGCCGGTGACTGACTGCGTATGTGCAGATGCTATACATGAAATGACACCATGACAATGCTATGACGTGTGGTATGAGAGACACAGAACAAGGGATTAAACACTCTCTCACCAAGGTCggataaactgtggcagcatggGAGCAACCTCCTGCGGGCACACGTAGCCCAGTCGACC is a window of Toxotes jaculatrix isolate fToxJac2 chromosome 4, fToxJac2.pri, whole genome shotgun sequence DNA encoding:
- the LOC121180540 gene encoding Na(+)/H(+) exchange regulatory cofactor NHE-RF2-like — translated: MESELRPRLCFLTKGERGYGFHLHGERNKGGQFIRKVEPGSSADLAGLKPGDRVVEVNGENVENETHHQVVNRIREVSHRTRLLVVDRETDSYLFSRGLACIEDLAIEMGTLSPRPSPAATPSSSPIPRENSPLSPKPNHTHSVHPPAADSPTHMIIQGKVKRSSVTSSTATDTEVEPSPEPTAELFPRLCHLVKGEQGYGFNLHSDKTKRGQFVRSVDPGSAAESADIRPGDRLVEVNGVNIEGLRHSEVVALIRSGGDEVRLLVVDQETDELFHRLGITPTASHVKEVYVDESATESAPPTPSPATEILATDPPVINVTLTDSPITKMSPKSRANGSSASQSSRSSTTQSEISSSDMSIQVPDEDDRRVSDPFMDSGLRLSPTAAEAKQKALSSRSKKRAPPMDWSKKQEIFSNF